Proteins found in one Aspergillus puulaauensis MK2 DNA, chromosome 8, nearly complete sequence genomic segment:
- a CDS encoding DUF323 domain protein (COG:F;~EggNog:ENOG410PGJ9;~InterPro:IPR016187,IPR024775,IPR005532,IPR019257, IPR042095,IPR017805;~PFAM:PF10017,PF03781,PF12867), whose amino-acid sequence MSPSALSTGNVDIVDIRENDLQYSLVHEIEKGLNPSTGTRRSLPTMLLYDTEGLKLFEKITYLEEYYLTNAEIEVLETHSRRLVEKIPSNAQLLELGSGNLRKIEILLREFERAGKPVDYYALDLSLSELERTFSNVCLEEYRSVGFHGLHGTYDDAHIWLSDPKNRERPTVVMSMGSSLGNFSPPEAAAFLAGFAKLLGPSDMMVIGLDACDDPARVYSAYNDTAGITKKFYENGLVHANRALGRQVFRPDEWEVVTEYNPTDGQHQAFYVPKTDLTICNASLRKGERIIFEEAFKYGAQGRERLWHDAGLLEAAELACNSGDYHLHLLQSAALNLPLSPSQYAAHAIPSLGDFQSQWTAWDIVTKAMVPQEDLLSKPIKLRNSLIFYLGHIPTFADIHLTRALGTKPTDPKAYQLIFERGIDPDVDDPEQCHSHSEIPDEWPSRSDILDYQDRVRHRIQFTLEKPDLERNRVLGEALWLGFEHEAMHLETFLYMLIQSERILPPPGIPRPDFEKMFLDARENKKMNEWFAIPEQTLSVGLDCPEHKMPEISFGWDNEIPSRTVTVQAFEAQGRAITNGEYAKYIQANRLRDVPASWVKLDHTNGVSNGSTGDDLLASLAVRTVFGSVPLKLAQDWPVIASYEELEQYASWMNCRLPTFEEAKSIYAHSARLKETLLDGATRPTTGKVTNGHTNGYHKNGYVKASTQPVLAPTASSSPVFSDLTNCNVGFKHWHPTPVIQDGDKLAGHAEFGGVWEWTSSPLTKHDGFKAMEIYPGYTSDFFDGKHNIILGGSWATHPRVAGRTTFMNWYQRNYPYPWAGARLVRDL is encoded by the exons ATGAGTCCCTCCGCACTGTCGACCGGGAATGTTGACATAGTCGACATCCGTGAGAATGACCTGCAATACTCCCTGGTTCACGAAATAGAAAAAGGCCTAAATCCTTCCACCGGGACTAGGCGGTCGTTACCCACAATGCTATTATACGACACCGAGGGACTGAAGCTGTTCGAGAAGATAACTTACCTGGAGGAGTACTACCTGACGAACGCCGAGATTGAGGTTTTGGAAACACACTCTCGGAGGCTTGTAGAAAAGATCCCCAGCAATGCGCAGCTTCTAGAGCTCGGTAGTGG GAACCTTCGGAAGATTGAGATCCTACTCCGCGAGTTTGAACGGGCTGGTAAACCTGTAGACTACTACGCCCTTGACCTTTCTCTTTCCGAGCTTGAGCGCACTTTCTCCAATGTTTGTCTTGAAGAATATAGAAGTGTTGGATTTCACGGTCTCCATGGGACATATGACGATGCACACATCTGGTTGAGTGACCCCAAGAATAGAGAGCGGCCGACAGTTGTAATGTCAATGGGGTCTTCATTAGGAAACTTCAGCCCACCAGAAGCAGCGGCTTTCCTTGCTGGTTTCGCCAAACTTCTTGGACCATCGGATATGATGGTGATTGGACTCGACGCGTGCGATGACCCAGCGCGGGTATACAGCGCGTACAACGACACAGCTGGGATCACAAAGAAGTTTTACGAAAATGGGCTTGTTCATGCGAATAGAGCTCTTGGACGCCAAGTATTTCGGCCTGATGAATGGGAGGTTGTCACGGAATACAATCCCACTGACGGCCAACACCAAGCATTCTACGTCCCGAAGACGGACTTGACTATCTGTAACGCGTCGCTACGGAAGGGTGAGAGAATAATTTTTGAAGAGGCATTCAAATACGGCGCGCAAGGGCGCGAGAGATTATGGCATGATGCTGGTTTGCTTGAGGCGGCCGAGCTCGCCTGCAATTCTGGTGACTACC ATCTTCATCTGCTACAGTCTGCGGCATTAAATCTGCCACTCTCGCCTTCACAGTACGCAGCTCATGCGATTCCAAGTCTCGGCGATTTCCAATCCCAGTGGACTGCTTGGGATATTGTTACCAAAGCAATGGTCCCGCAGGAAGATTTGCTCTCGAAGCCCATAAAACTGCGGAATTCGTTAATCTTTTACCTGGGACACATCCCTACCTTCGCCG ATATCCACTTGACCCGTGCTTTGGGTACGAAGCCCACAGACCCGAAGGCTTATCAGTTGATATTCGAGCGCGGCATTGACCCGGATGTCGACGATCCAGAACAGTGTCATTCTCACAGTGAAATACCGGACGAATGGCCGTCTCGTTCAGATATCCTAGATTACCAGGATCGAGTGAGACATAGGATACAATTTACACTAGAGAAACCCGACTTAGAACGGAATAGAGTTCTTGGCGAAGCTCTTTGGCTCGGATTCGAACATGAAGCAATGCACTTGGAGACCTTCCTCTACATGCTAATACAGAGTGAAAggattcttcctccaccggGAATACCACGGCCAGATTTCGAGAAGATGTTCCTTGATGCCCGAGAGAATAAAAAAATGAACGAATGGTTTGCTATACCTGAGCAAACGCTGTCGGTTGGACTCGACTGTCCGGAGCACAAAATGCCTGAGATATCATTTGGGTGGGATAACGAAATTCCTTCCCGCACTGTGACGGTCCAAGCATTTGAGGCGCAAGGAAGAGCTATAACAAATGGCGAATATGCCAAATACATCCAAGCGAACCGATTACGAGATGTTCCGGCCTCTTGGGTGAAGCTCGATCATACGAACGGAGTCTCTAATGGTAGCACTGGGGATGATCTGCTAGCCAGCCTCGCTGTTCGGACTGTCTTCGGCTCTGTGCCACTAAAGCTCGCTCAGGACTGGCCAGTCATCGCATCGTACGAAGAGCTTGAGCAATATGCTTCCTGGATGAACTGCCGCTTGCCAACATTCGAAGAAGCTAAAAGCATATATGCTCACTCGGCCCGGTTGAAGGAAACTCTATTGGATGGGGCCACCAGACCTACAACCGGAAAGGTAACCAACGGACACACCAATGGGTACCACAAGAACGGCTACGTCAAAGCTTCCACTCAACCCGTCCTTGCCCCAAccgcatcatcatcccccGTATTCAGCGACCTCACCAACTGCAACGTCGGATTCAAACACTGGCACCCAACGCCGGTCATCCAAGACGGCGACAAACTCGCCGGCCATGCTGAATTCGGCGGCGTTTGGGAATGGACTTCCTCACCGTTGACGAAGCACGATGGATTCAAGGCGATGGAGATATACCCTGGATATACAT CCGACTTCTTCGACGGAAAACATAACATCATCCTAGGTGGGTCTTGGGCAACGCACCCGCGTGTTGCGGGGAGGACGACCTT CATGAACTGGTACCAACGGAACTATCCGTACCCATGGGCTGGAGCGCGACTCGTACGGGACCTTTAG